A window of Cryptomeria japonica chromosome 3, Sugi_1.0, whole genome shotgun sequence contains these coding sequences:
- the LOC131036776 gene encoding probable carboxylesterase 17 produces MNMDTISVDGVIRSDHGHDPARSRGRSVEEELEGFLRVYKDGAVERFSYVVSDVPATEAPQEPVASKDVVMDSRTGVWARFYLPRKALSRETKLPLLIYFHGGGFVLGSPAWSIYHVFMSRMASHTNSMIMSVAYRLAPEHRLPAAYDDCFGAVKWVRRQATHERSHASWLSSSADFSQCFLAGDSAGGNIVHNVALQCARVDVKPLQMRGLILLQPFFGGENPCKREVEMSETDTNLTQRWVDVFWKLSLPVGAKRDHPACNPLAMSLRDLSLPPVIVIISEKDLLKQRNLAYCQALKNGNKNVSHVMFKNVGHAFQVLNPDSQRIPELLSVLGDFINKNRSASASTM; encoded by the coding sequence ATGAATATGGATACAATTTCAGTAGACGGTGTTATAAGGAGTGATCATGGTCATGACCCAGCAAGAAGCAGAGGCAGATCAGTGGAAGAGGAATTGGAAGGCTTTTTAAGAGTCTACAAAGATGGAGCCGTCGAGAGGTTCTCCTACGTGGTATCCGATGTGCCCGCAACGGAGGCGCCACAAGAGCCGGTGGCATCCAAAGATGTTGTAATGGACTCGCGTACTGGTGTATGGGCGCGCTTCTACCTTCCCAGAAAAGCTCTTTCTCGAGAAACCAAGCTGCCCCTGCTCATTTACTTCCATGGCGGCGGCTTTGTGCTGGGCTCCCCGGCCTGGTCTATTTACCACGTATTCATGTCCAGAATGGCTTCTCATACAAATTCTATGATAATGTCGGTGGCCTACAGGCTTGCTCCCGAGCACCGTCTTCCAGCTGCCTACGATGATTGTTTCGGTGCCGTCAAGTGGGTCCGCCGCCAGGCAACGCATGAACGCTCGCACGCTTCATGGTTATCATCCTCCGCCGACTTTTCGCAGTGCTTTTTAGCCGGGGATAGTGCGGGAGGTAATATCGTCCACAACGTTGCATTGCAGTGCGCACGGGTGGACGTGAAGCCGCTTCAGATGAGAGGACTCATTCTTCTTCAGCCCTTCTTTGGCGGGGAAAATCCGTGCAAACGAGAAGTGGAGATGTCAGAGACGGACACAAATCTGACGCAGCGATGGGTGGACGTGTTCTGGAAGCTGTCGTTACCTGTTGGAGCGAAGAGAGATCATCCTGCCTGTAATCCGCTGGCTATGTCCCTGCGAGATCTGAGTTTACCGCCGGTGATTGTAATCATCTCTGAAAAGGATTTGCTGAAGCAGAGGAACCTGGCTTACTGCCAAGCCCTGAAAAATGGCAACAAAAATGTCAGCCATGTTATGTTCAAGAATGTGGGTCACGCCTTCCAAGTTCTCAATCCCGATTCTCAACGGATTCCCGAGCTATTAAGCGTTTTAGGCGACTTCATTAACAAGAATCGGAGTGCATCCGCCTCGACAATGTAA